A portion of the Carya illinoinensis cultivar Pawnee chromosome 11, C.illinoinensisPawnee_v1, whole genome shotgun sequence genome contains these proteins:
- the LOC122281341 gene encoding uncharacterized protein LOC122281341 has product MVKNGSGRGFSEDLRMKLEICQKGLTNWEKNHSRVEQQKTTRMWAKISHLQDNGDREHIDAMKQMQEKAEKSLAETNMKWRQRAKQHWLRKGDRNTTYFHMQPKKKDKCYHIHK; this is encoded by the coding sequence ATGGTTAAAAATGGGAGTGGGAGGGGATTTAGTGAAGATCTGAGAATGAAGCTGGAAATCTGTCAAAAAGGCTTAACCAACTGGGAGAAAAATCACAGCAGAGTTGAACAGCAAAAGACTACTCGAATGTGGGCAAAGATTAGTCATCTACAAGATAATGGAGATAGGGAACACATTGATGCTATGAAGCAAATGCAAGAGAAGGCTGAAAAGTCCCTGGCTGAAACTAATATGAAATGGAGGCAGCGAGCAAAACAGCATTGGCTGAGAAAGGGGGATAGAAATACAACATATTTCCACATGCaaccaaagaaaaaagacaaatgCTATCACATCCATAAATGA